Genomic window (Oryzias latipes chromosome 17, ASM223467v1):
GGCTCTGAATTTTAGAGTttacaaaaaattgttttgaaatcAGTAAGCGGTCCTCTGATTCCTGAAGAatagtttttaaagtaaactgaCATGCTAAAACAAGCactaatgatttatttttccactAAGCTCCAATCTCCTCAATATTTGATTATGTCAAGACATGTTCACTGTTTGGTTATTTCACCCATCTGCATTCCAGTGGGACATTGTGGCTTTCTGGGTTTCTGAATGGACTCACCGTAAGCTTGTTGTTGTGGCGGGTAGCCCTGCTGACCTGGGTACtgctgctgtggaggataaCCCTGCTGCTGAGGGGGGCCTTGCTGGTATGCTTCCTGCTGCTGGCCATACTGGGCATTACCTTCAAGTCAGAGAGGGTACAGTGATGAAGATACACTCATGCAGGGGTATACAAAGCAACTTTAAAGCGATTTTAtggaatttgaataaaaaaaaagaaaatctaaaaataggAGATGCtaatataaccttttttttatttatttttttactttgagtcAAATAATACATGAGGTCATAAAATAAGTACATAGTCAAACAAGTAAAATACCACTTACATTGCATATTATTTTATGACATTACTACCATAATATCTGTATATTCTAGCTGTAGTGTTTCAGCTTCACAGAGGAGATCACAGAATATagacaacaaataaacaaaaacaggtcaagagttttgtttttagttttaaaaacatctgaCTCTGAAAGGCTGTAGAGAAACGGAGAGTcagtagaggaaaaaaaagggaatgttaattgaacaaagacagaaaagagtTTCGTATACAGTGTTCCCCCGTGTATTCGCGTTTCACTATTAGCACTCCAGTTCATCACAAAATCTCAGCTCAAGACGCTTGTATAAGACTTTTGCGTCCAAAGAAGGGGCTGGAGTGCATTATAAAGTACGCTGTGGTCAGTCTATTGCTctgaataatgtaaaaaaaaatctttatgctGAGCAATATTTCAGtgctttttaataaatgttttacgaAGCATCAGAAAagtttcagaagggtttttaaTGAGTAAGGATTGGTGACGGACATTCTCCAGCCacaggggtgggggggttctcCGTATTCACGGATGTCTCTGGTTCCTTACCCCCGCGAATAAGGGGGGAATACTGTACCATAATAGGCTTCTGCTGTGATTCTAGTGTGAAATGACCAATTTTGGggaattcttaaaaaaatgccaTATTCCCTAAACATTTGGCTTCCCCAGAAAGTCATCAAGAAACTGATGAGTTTTGGGCTGATGCATCGCCTTTCTTTCCCAGAGGTTGGTGGGTTCACCTACCTTCTGAGGCTCCCTGGCCTGCGTGACTGTACTGGTCCCCATAGTAGTCTTCCTGTCCTGGGTACTGCTGAGGGGGTCCTacatacacacaacatacacacaaGTAGATTCAAGGTGTCGTTGGTATGGGTTTATGTGGGGGTGGGGTAGAGAGGATGGACTCCCTGCCATGAGCTCTAGAGAGACGTGTTCTCTTAGGATCTAAAAAGACTTGATGCTTCAGGGTGCATCAAGGTGTATGTGAACTCCACAAGAAAGGTAAATTGAGAAGAGAAAGAATGGGagatgaaggaggagggttCCAGGGAAGATCGGACTTCAAAACTTCCATGCATAAGACCACTAACAGCTTTATACCTTGCTGTGGGGGTCTGTAGGGGGGCATTGGCCTCTGTCCCATGACGTGGTTCCCCTGGTTGACCTGACCCATCATACCCATAGGGTTCTGTTGTCCTTGGTAGTGCTGTCCACCACTACCTGGAGGCATGTTGTACTGCTGTGACGGAGGCTGCTGATGCATCATCGGACCTGGAATTACCCCAAAATGAGTTAGATATCTCCCTATAATAGACCCATAATAGATAACAGCGCTAAACTTAATACACAAACACCAGTCCCGCACAGCAAGACGCAACAGAAATCAATAAAACTCCACGGATTGCAAGACAGGAAAACTTGCTTCACCTTGACTTGGCTGCATGTTTATGTTTGGTCGAGGTCCATAGTTTCCCATTGGCTGGCCTTGGGTCATACTCATTTGGCTCTGAACCGGCATCCCCTGAGAGGATGGGACAGCATGATTGTAACCCCCCATGGAGCCATGACTGCTGGGGGGCATGTTCATGGAACCACTGGACATGTTTGGAGGCTGGTTGGGGCCTGGACCGGGTCCTTGCATGGGCATGTGATTAGgacctgaaagaaaaaaaagaagcacaaaatAGTTATGGAAGGTCAAGAACATTGAGTGAAACAGTAATTTACACATAACTTTTCTGTGGCCTgattttggtttgatttattCTAATAAAAACTTAATGGAAATGACCATTTTTCCCGTATTACATTAAAAATTCTAGTGGAATGCTACAACTTTGGAATAATtagagtttgtattttttgatttCATAAAGGTTCTTGCGAGTTTAACTTACAGATGGATGAACATTTTAGCAATTATGTTTACTTTATCTTCTAATTTAGGCCAGTTTTAAATGCACTGAAGGAACTACAGAAACTTCTTCTAATCTGTAGatggaaaaatcattttgtttatgATGATATAAATATCTGCTGGAAGTCTAAACACATTAATATGCAAACAAAAGATTGGATTgcaattgtaaaaaaattaaaacgcGTATCAGAAAAAAGTTGTATAGTTATCGATCAAATTCTTAAagctatttttaaagtaaaacagcTCTTTCTGCCTTTAAAATGAAGTCTTTGCCTTTGAAAGAGATTCCACATAACCTTTAAAGCAACCCTGATGGATGCAGTTCTTTTCTCTAACTAGTTAAAAAAGTCCACGGAAAACATGTGCTATATATTTACAGCATCAAATTCGTATAAAAAGATGGTTGAGTAATTTTTAGGAGAGTGACTTGATCCCCAATAAAATCTGTTAAACTTTACCCAGAAAAAGAGTTCCAATAAAATATATACCCGtgtatattttttagatttatgtatacttttgtgcttaaaaagaaaacaaaaaaggtatcAAGTCAAAATCAAGTTCAAGGCCATCACAGCACCCCAACGAATGAC
Coding sequences:
- the ss18 gene encoding protein SSXT isoform X2; translation: MSVAFAPHRQRKGDITAAGIQKLLDENNHLIQCIMDFQSKGKTAECSQYQQMLHRNLVYLATIADSNQNMQSLLPAPPTQNMPMGPGGMTQSGPPPQPPHGHNMPSEGMVSVGPPAPHMQSQMNGQMPGPNHMPMQGPGPGPNQPPNMSSGSMNMPPSSHGSMGGYNHAVPSSQGMPVQSQMSMTQGQPMGNYGPRPNINMQPSQGPMMHQQPPSQQYNMPPGSGGQHYQGQQNPMGMMGQVNQGNHVMGQRPMPPYRPPQQGPPQQYPGQEDYYGDQYSHAGQGASEGNAQYGQQQEAYQQGPPQQQGYPPQQQYPGQQGYPPQQQAYGPSQSAPGQYPNYPQGQGQQYGGYRPPQPGPPQGQQQRPYSYDQGHMRK
- the ss18 gene encoding protein SSXT isoform X3 translates to MMNGGLQLLDENNHLIQCIMDFQSKGKTAECSQYQQMLHRNLVYLATIADSNQNMQSLLPAPPTQNMPMGPGGMTQSGPPPQPPHGHNMPSEGMVSVGPPAPHMQSQMNGQMPGPNHMPMQGPGPGPNQPPNMSSGSMNMPPSSHGSMGGYNHAVPSSQGMPVQSQMSMTQGQPMGNYGPRPNINMQPSQGPMMHQQPPSQQYNMPPGSGGQHYQGQQNPMGMMGQVNQGNHVMGQRPMPPYRPPQQGPPQQYPGQEDYYGDQYSHAGQGASEGNAQYGQQQEAYQQGPPQQQGYPPQQQYPGQQGYPPQQQAYGPSQSAPGQYPNYPQGQGQQYGGYRPPQPGPPQGQQQRPYSYDQAQYGNYQQ
- the ss18 gene encoding protein SSXT isoform X1, with product MSVAFAPHRQRKGDITAAGIQKLLDENNHLIQCIMDFQSKGKTAECSQYQQMLHRNLVYLATIADSNQNMQSLLPAPPTQNMPMGPGGMTQSGPPPQPPHGHNMPSEGMVSVGPPAPHMQSQMNGQMPGPNHMPMQGPGPGPNQPPNMSSGSMNMPPSSHGSMGGYNHAVPSSQGMPVQSQMSMTQGQPMGNYGPRPNINMQPSQGPMMHQQPPSQQYNMPPGSGGQHYQGQQNPMGMMGQVNQGNHVMGQRPMPPYRPPQQGPPQQYPGQEDYYGDQYSHAGQGASEGNAQYGQQQEAYQQGPPQQQGYPPQQQYPGQQGYPPQQQAYGPSQSAPGQYPNYPQGQGQQYGGYRPPQPGPPQGQQQRPYSYDQAQYGNYQQ